From the genome of Penaeus chinensis breed Huanghai No. 1 chromosome 8, ASM1920278v2, whole genome shotgun sequence, one region includes:
- the LOC125028032 gene encoding integumentary mucin C.1-like, whose amino-acid sequence MALMSLRSALVLLVVTSNGALARFRDVEIDEAGVKEDFPDSRQIDPTHECLSTPNKCENADSSGGYCLNLALESQCLGKMNSSLCNNRNCGCCVRHVCERTPNQCKNADLSGGYCLNLDLESQCRGRMDPSLCNNKNCGCCVRHVCERTPDKCKNAGDAGGVCLNLDLESECEGNMDPTLCNNKNCGCCVKHFCSNTPAVCSNEGGTCINKMDTCEGTTNDDLCFNKHCTCCIIDQTTTTAAPTTTAAPTTTTAAPTTTTAPTTTAAPTTTAAPTTTAAPTTTTGNLGTTTTP is encoded by the exons ATGGCACTGATGAGTCTTCGGTCGGCCCTCGTCCTGCTGGTGGTCACGAGCAACGGCGCCCTAGCTCGG TTCCGTGATGTTGAGATTGATGAAGCCGGCGTCAAGGAAGACTTCCCTG ACAGCAGACAGATCGACCCAACTCATGAATGCCTCAGCACACCAAATAAATGTGAAAATGCAGATTCATCAGGTGGCTATTGCCTGAATCTTGCCCTTGAGTCGCAATGCCTTGGAAAAATGAATTCCAGCTTGTGCAACAACAGAAACTGTGGATGTTGCGTGAGGCACGTTTGCGAAAGAACACCAAACCAATGCAAAAATGCAGATTTATCAGGTGGCTATTGTCTTAATCTTGACCTTGAATCGCAATGCCGGGGAAGAATGGATCCCAGTTTATGCAACAACAAAAACTGCGGATGTTGCGTGAGGCATGTTTGCGAGAGGACACCTGATAAATGCAAAAATGCAGGGGACGCAGGCGGCGTGTGCCTCAATCTTGACCTTGAGTCGGAGTGCGAAGGGAATATGGATCCCACTTTATGCAACAATAAAAACTGTGGATGTTGCGTCAAACACTTTTGCAGCAATACACCAGCCGTATGTTCAAACGAAGGAGGAACTTGTATAAACAAGATGGACACCTGTGAAGGAACTACGAATGATGACCTCTGCTTCAACAAACACTGCACTTGTTGTATCATTG ATCAGACAACAACTACAGCAGCTCCAACAACTACAGCAGctccaacaacaactacagcagctccaacaacaactacagctcCAACAACTACAGCAGCTCCAACAACTACAGCAGCTCCAACAACTACAGCAGCTCCAACAACAACTACAGGAAATTTGGGAACAACTACCACTCCTTAA